A single region of the Candidatus Poribacteria bacterium genome encodes:
- a CDS encoding NUDIX domain-containing protein, whose translation MVQRIEEQDGHMFLHFGDPPKDVGKIEFVNCVAHQQNRILFCKWRDNNFWVIPGGRVDPGETAEETAHRELLEETGATLENIEVLCYIHCFMYNLEY comes from the coding sequence ATGGTTCAAAGGATTGAAGAACAGGACGGACACATGTTTCTCCACTTTGGTGATCCGCCAAAGGATGTAGGAAAAATTGAATTTGTCAACTGCGTCGCGCATCAACAAAACCGGATACTCTTCTGTAAATGGCGCGACAATAACTTCTGGGTAATACCCGGAGGACGCGTTGACCCAGGAGAAACGGCAGAAGAAACAGCCCACCGTGAACTTTTGGAAGAGACAGGCGCGACGCTGGAAAATATCGAAGTTCTGTGCTACATACACTGCTTCATGTACAACCTCGAATATTGA
- a CDS encoding VOC family protein has protein sequence MNVLGIDFTFFAVSDMQKSLTFYRDLLGMPLACLVHEGTWAEFEINPGTLVLGQGYDFTHPGGGTVALAVEDVKAALEELEQAGIHAHSPLGESAVCFWAIIEDPDGNRVILHQRKDGTVG, from the coding sequence ATGAATGTATTAGGTATCGACTTTACTTTCTTTGCGGTGAGCGATATGCAGAAATCGCTCACCTTTTATCGTGACCTGCTTGGGATGCCACTGGCATGTTTAGTGCATGAAGGCACATGGGCAGAATTTGAGATAAATCCCGGCACACTGGTATTAGGACAGGGTTACGATTTCACACACCCCGGTGGAGGGACGGTCGCGCTTGCTGTTGAAGACGTTAAGGCTGCCTTAGAAGAATTAGAACAAGCAGGAATTCACGCCCATTCACCTTTGGGTGAATCCGCTGTATGTTTTTGGGCGATTATTGAAGACCCTGATGGCAATCGTGTCATCCTCCATCAACGAAAGGATGGAACAGTCGGTTGA
- a CDS encoding phosphotransferase, with translation MALLSIPNTPDDITPQWLTEALCSTGTLPNVVITSLCIEPIAEFTCAGQLARLHLSFSQSQLTLPSTLVVKLHAPDEPLRAKTRPFTPDKCEILFYQHLADEIHLRTPYCYYSAMNVTDGKYVRILEDLTPAKVGDQIRGSTAEETALALRAIAGFHAHWWQSEKLEGFDWLVGSPTDSDSIARWVLNQYQNAFPIFVSKAGTLLTDAAKAFGEQLPEKLADKSQFRKPPRTLVHGDFRLENVFFGASLGKQSFAVIDWQDISRGEGVWDVAWFIGGCLQVTSNRQVEEQQLLKIYHETLKANGVNGYTFEACWEDYRLAMSRYFVQAVLMVASLNSENDRENKLAQGVAERFIAAITDLHLTEE, from the coding sequence GTGGCACTATTAAGTATCCCTAACACGCCTGACGATATTACACCGCAATGGCTCACTGAAGCACTATGCTCAACAGGAACGCTCCCGAATGTCGTTATAACATCACTTTGTATTGAACCAATTGCGGAATTCACTTGTGCTGGACAGTTAGCACGTTTGCATCTTAGTTTTAGTCAATCTCAATTGACACTACCAAGCACATTGGTTGTCAAATTACATGCGCCAGACGAACCGCTGCGAGCGAAAACACGCCCATTTACGCCAGATAAGTGTGAAATTCTGTTTTATCAGCACCTTGCCGATGAGATACACCTTCGCACGCCCTATTGCTATTACAGTGCTATGAACGTCACCGATGGGAAGTATGTTAGGATTCTTGAAGACCTTACACCCGCAAAAGTCGGAGATCAAATCAGAGGAAGTACAGCGGAAGAAACAGCTCTTGCTCTTCGCGCAATTGCCGGTTTTCACGCCCACTGGTGGCAAAGTGAGAAGCTTGAAGGATTTGATTGGTTAGTTGGTTCACCAACGGATTCCGATTCCATTGCCCGTTGGGTTCTCAATCAATACCAAAACGCATTTCCCATTTTTGTTAGCAAAGCAGGAACTCTGTTGACGGATGCAGCTAAGGCTTTCGGAGAACAATTACCTGAGAAATTAGCGGACAAATCCCAATTCAGGAAACCACCGAGAACCTTGGTCCACGGTGATTTTCGCTTGGAGAATGTATTTTTTGGTGCTTCTCTTGGAAAGCAAAGCTTTGCTGTGATTGACTGGCAGGATATATCACGCGGAGAGGGAGTTTGGGACGTTGCATGGTTTATCGGCGGGTGCTTACAAGTTACATCAAACCGGCAGGTGGAGGAACAGCAGCTCCTAAAAATCTATCACGAAACACTAAAGGCAAATGGCGTTAATGGATATACCTTCGAGGCATGTTGGGAAGACTATCGCCTCGCTATGTCACGTTACTTCGTCCAAGCGGTACTTATGGTAGCTTCGCTAAATTCAGAAAATGACAGGGAAAATAAACTCGCACAAGGAGTAGCCGAGCGATTTATTGCGGCGATTACTGATTTGCACTTAACCGAGGAATAA
- a CDS encoding HAD hydrolase-like protein codes for MIATIFDIDGTLVENFGFDDACYISAIREVLGEVYIYSDWSKYKNVTDTGSLRQIMEENNIQEKGQVEEVRTKFGELIRQYLQNGGKCRPKEGAIHLINKLTTAEDYEVGFATGGWRHTAQMKLQHVGFNLENTVLTSSDDGDERVTIMNKCLSQLGHCFQRVVYIGDAEWDMQATQELGWHFIGVGARLKGKCEFWVEDFSSYNTFMKMLHV; via the coding sequence ATGATCGCTACAATATTTGATATTGATGGCACCCTGGTCGAAAACTTCGGTTTCGATGATGCCTGTTACATTTCCGCAATAAGAGAAGTCCTGGGTGAAGTTTATATCTATAGTGATTGGAGCAAATACAAAAACGTCACCGACACAGGTAGTTTGCGACAAATCATGGAGGAGAATAACATTCAGGAAAAAGGACAAGTTGAGGAAGTTCGCACAAAATTCGGCGAATTGATTCGGCAGTACCTTCAAAACGGCGGAAAATGTCGTCCAAAAGAAGGAGCTATTCATCTGATTAATAAACTTACCACTGCAGAAGACTACGAAGTTGGATTCGCGACAGGCGGTTGGAGACATACTGCCCAAATGAAACTTCAACATGTAGGATTTAACTTGGAGAACACGGTTCTAACTTCCAGTGATGATGGTGATGAGCGCGTAACGATTATGAACAAGTGCCTATCGCAGTTAGGGCATTGCTTCCAACGTGTCGTATACATAGGCGATGCTGAATGGGATATGCAGGCGACCCAAGAACTCGGATGGCACTTTATAGGTGTCGGCGCGCGCCTAAAGGGAAAATGTGAATTTTGGGTTGAAGACTTTTCGAGTTACAATACATTCATGAAAATGCTACATGTCTAA